In Helianthus annuus cultivar XRQ/B chromosome 3, HanXRQr2.0-SUNRISE, whole genome shotgun sequence, a single window of DNA contains:
- the LOC110909316 gene encoding malate dehydrogenase, glyoxysomal has translation MDANQRIARIAAHLHPSNVQMEGGSVLERANCRAKGGAPGFKVAILGAAGGIGQPLAMLMKMNPLVSVLHLYDVVNAPGVTADISHMDTGAVVRGFLGQPQLDAALTGMDLVIIPAGVPRKPGMTRDDLFKINAGIVKTLCEGIARCCPNAIVNLISNPVNSTVPIAAEVFKKAGTYDPKRLLGVTMLDVVRANTFVAEVLGLDPREVSVPVVGGHAGVTILPLLSQVKPPCSFTKEETEYLTKRIQDGGTEVVQAKAGAGSATLSMAYAAVKFADRCLKGLRGDADIVECAFIESRVTELPFFATQVRLGRTGVEEIYQLGPLNEYERVGLEEAKKELAGSIEKGVSFIRK, from the exons ATGGATGCCAATCAGCGAATTGCAAGAATTGCAGCTCATCTTCACCCTTCAAATGTTCAG ATGGAGGGAGGATCGGTATTGGAGAGAGCGAATTGCAGAGCAAAGGGTGGGGCCCCCGGGTTCAAAGTTGCAATACTGGGTGCTGCTGGAGGGATCGGTCAACCGCTAGCTATGTTAATGAAGATGAACCCATTGGTTTCGGTTCTTCATCTTTACGATGTCGTTAACGCTCCTGGTGTCACTGCCGATATCAGCCACATGGATACCGGTGCTGTG GTGAGAGGTTTTCTCGGGCAACCGCAGCTCGATGCAGCACTTACGGGAATGGATCTTGTGATTATTCCTGCTGGTGTTCCGAGAAAGCCCGGAATGACACGTGATGATCTTTTCAAGATTAATGCGGGAATTGTTAAAACTTTATGTGAAGGAATTGCAAGGTGTTGCCCTAATGCAATTGTCAACTTGATTAGCAATCCCGTGAACTCTACGGTTCCAATCGCTGCAGAAGTTTTCAAGAAGGCTGGCACTTATGATCCCAAACGCCTGCTCGGTGTCACTATGCTTGATGTCGTTAGAGCCAACACTTTTGTG GCTGAAGTTTTGGGACTTGATCCACGAGAAGTTAGTGTCCCAGTGGTTGGAGGACATGCAGGAGTTACAATTCTGCCCCTACTTTCACAG GTCAAACCTCCGTGCTCCTTCACTAAAGAAGAAACCGAATACTTAACAAAGCGCATTCAAGATGGTGGAACCGAAGTTGTTCAG GCAAAAGCTGGGGCTGGTTCTGCAACATTATCCATG GCGTATGCAGCAGTTAAGTTTGCAGATCGCTGTCTCAAGGGCTTAAGAGGAGATGCTGACATTGTGGAGTGTGCTTTTATAGAATCTCGG GTGACAGAACTCCCGTTCTTTGCAACCCAAGTGAGATTAGGCCGCACTGGTGTGGAAGAAATATATCAACTTGGACCTTTGAATGAGTATGAAAG GGTTGGTTTGGAAGAAGCTAAAAAAGAGTTGGCAGGAAGCATTGAGAAAGGAGTTTCTTTCATAAGGAAATGA
- the LOC110909317 gene encoding L-type lectin-domain containing receptor kinase IX.1, producing the protein MALTMIHFITCSILLVLIPIAASFSFNLPNIGPQNQNREIVTEGDGAYISDGGIQVTPDGIGSNRSRKAGRATYIRPLHLWDNRSGELASFSTNFTFVIDSDGLTRYGDGLTFFLAQNNSVMGAGRAMGLPVNFTTAETMSRFVAVEFDTYWNGIDPYVSGNITMGDHVGIDINSIVSVRALKWLSNVTGGGVCQAWIAYDSVSKNLSVSFTGYQNNTAVRQDGLVYTVDLRNELPEWVIFGFSAATGASFQKQNVRSWSFDSIDLQVDEDNEMQPSASPDPINGKKSQVGLIVGILVPITLLVVLAFVWWRRKKNREDEPEDIAFNEEMNYEFEMGIGAKRFHYHELAQSTSHFSEKEKLGEGGFGGVYRGFLKDSSTYVAVKRVSKSSKQGFKEYASEVKIISRLRHRNLVQLTGWCHEKRELLLVYEYMENGSLDSHLFKAKSLLTWGTRYKIAQGLASALLYLHEEWEQCILHRDIKSSNVMLDSNFNAKLGDFGLAKLVDHEKGSQTTMLAGTMGYMAPECVVTGKASKESDVYSFGVVALEIACGRKCIEFKAEENKIRLLEWVWELYGTRTLLDAADPRLELDFDEEEIKCLMTTGLWCVHPDPEFRPSMRQVIQVLNFETSLPILPSKMPRASYFTPPMPSLFDVTSIIQNQASGSTEYTDSSKQTTASTASSSSPSISLLHSIH; encoded by the coding sequence ATGGCATTGACCATGATCCATTTCATCACTTGTTCTATCCTTCTTGTTTTGATTCCTATTGCAGCTTCATTCTCCTTCAATTTGCCAAACATCGGTCCACAAAATCAGAACCGGGAGATAGTTACAGAAGGTGATGGTGCTTACATCTCCGACGGTGGAATCCAAGTGACCCCAGATGGGATTGGTTCCAATCGGAGCCGAAAAGCAGGAAGAGCGACATACATCAGACCGCTACATCTTTGGGACAACAGGTCCGGTGAGCTAGCCAGCTTCAGTACCAATTTCACGTTTGTCATTGATTCAGATGGGCTCACAAGGTATGGTGATGGCCTCACATTCTTTCTTGCTCAGAATAATTCTGTGATGGGCGCTGGTCGGGCCATGGGGCTTCCAGTCAATTTCACAACCGCTGAGACGATGAGTCGATTCGTTGCGGTTGAGTTTGATACTTACTGGAATGGTATTGATCCATATGTCTCTGGAAATATAACTATGGGTGATCATGTTGGTATTGATATTAATTCTATAGTTTCTGTTAGAGCTCTGAAATGGCTAAGCAATGTAACGGGTGGGGGCGTGTGTCAAGCGTGGATTGCGTATGATTCAGTTTCGAAAAATCTTAGTGTTTCCTTCACCGGTTATCAAAATAATACGGCGGTGCGTCAAGATGGACTTGTTTACACGGTTGATCTGAGGAACGAGTTGCCCGAATGGGTTATCTTTGGGTTTTCTGCAGCGACTGGAGCATCGTTCCAGAAGCAAAATGTGAGATCTTGGAGTTTCGATAGTATAGATTTACAAGTTGATGAAGATAACGAAATGCAACCAAGCGCGAGTCCTGATCCAATAAATGGGAAAAAAAGCCAAGTGGGATTAATAGTTGGAATATTGGTTCCAATTACCTTGTTGGTTGTGCTTGCATTTGTTTGGTGGAGGAGGAAGAAGAACAGAGAAGATGAACCAGAGGATATTGCATTTAATGAAGAGATGAACTATGAATTTGAAATGGGTATTGGTGCCAAAAGATTCCATTACCATGAATTGGCTCAGTCAACTAGCCACTTTTCAGAGAAAGAGAAGCTTGGAGAGGGGGGTTTCGGGGGTGTTTACCGAGGTTTTTTGAAAGATTCGAGCACATACGTTGCAGTGAAAAGGGTGTCAAAGAGTTCAAAACAAGGGTTCAAGGAATATGCATCAGAAGTCAAGATCATTAGCCGATTGAGACACAGAAATCTAGTGCAACTCACTGGTTGGTGCCATGAGAAACGAGAACTCCTCCTTGTTTACGAGTATATGGAAAACGGAAGCTTAGATTCACATCTTTTCAAGGCGAAGAGCTTGTTGACATGGGGCACAAGGTACAAAATTGCCCAAGGTTTGGCTTCTGCTTTGTTGTATCTGCATGAAGAATGGGAGCAATGTATTTTGCATAGGGATATTAAATCTAGTAACGTGATGTTGGATTCGAATTTCAACGCGAAGCTGGGTGATTTTGGGCTAGCTAAGTTAGTTGACCACGAGAAAGGTTCGCAGACAACAATGTTAGCTGGGACCATGGGGTACATGGCTCCTGAATGTGTAGTGACTGGAAAGGCAAGCAAGGAATCAGATGTGTACAGCTTCGGAGTTGTTGCCTTGGAAATAGCGTGTGGACGGAAATGTATTGAGTTCAAGGCTGAAGAAAATAAAATACGGTTACTAGAATGGGTTTGGGAGCTCTATGGGACCCGGACCCTTCTAGATGCGGCCGATCCACGTCTAGAGTtagattttgatgaagaagaaatcaAGTGTTTAATGACAACTGGTCTATGGTGCGTGCACCCTGACCCAGAATTTCGTCCATCAATGAGACAAGTGATTCAAGTATTAAACTTTGAAACCTCATTGCCTATACTCCCTTCAAAGATGCCAAGGGCTTCTTACTTCACACCTCCCATGCCTTCTTTGTTTGACGTGACTTCCATCATCCAAAACCAAGCATCAGGAAGCACAGAATACACAGATTCCTCAAAGCAAACAACGGCATCCACGGcctcttcttcttctccttctaTATCACTCCTGCATTCAATACATTGA